Proteins encoded in a region of the Zea mays cultivar B73 chromosome 2, Zm-B73-REFERENCE-NAM-5.0, whole genome shotgun sequence genome:
- the LOC100127526 gene encoding ZCN17 protein produces the protein MFNMSRDPLVVGNVVGDIVDPFITTASLRVFYNNKEMTNGSDLKPSQVMNEPRVHVGGRDMRTLYTLVMVDPDAPSPSNPTKRENLHWLVTDIPETTDASFGNEIVPYESPRPIAGIHRFAFVLFRQSVRQTTYAPGWRSNFNTRDFAAIYGLGSPVAAVYFNCQRENGCGGRRYIR, from the exons ATGTTCAATATGTCTAGGGACCCATTGGTCGTCGGCAATGTTGTGGGAGATATTGTGGATCCCTTCATCACAACGGCGTCACTGAGAGTGTTCTACAACAATAAGGAGATGACAAATGGTTCTGATCTTAAGCCATCTCAAGTGATGAATGAACCAAGGGTCCACGTCGGTGGGCGTGACATGAGGACTCTTTACACACTT GTCATGGTGGACCCAGATGCACCAAGCCCCAGTAACCCTACAAAAAGAGAGAACCTTCACTG GTTGGTGACAGACATTCCAGAGACAACTGATGCCAGTTTCG GGAACGAAATAGTTCCGTACGAGAGCCCACGTCCAATCGCCGGAATCCATCGCTTCGCATTCGTCCTGTTCAGGCAGTCAGTGAGGCAGACCACCTATGCGCCGGGATGGAGATCAAACTTCAACACTAGAGACTTCGCAGCCATCTACGGCCTTGGCTCCCCTGTCGCTGCAGTGTACTTCAACTGCCAGAGAGAGAACGGATGTGGTGGAAGAAGGTACATAAGGTGA